One window of the Falco biarmicus isolate bFalBia1 chromosome Z, bFalBia1.pri, whole genome shotgun sequence genome contains the following:
- the DCTN3 gene encoding dynactin subunit 3 isoform X2 gives MAAGAVELQRMQWRLEELEQRVGVGACGPCKVADEVGKVQMALSNITGKRERIKILFKKNKQVINSRAALLEQVKNLQPILDSASIQAVPDHATKLQRLSQIHIQQQEQCHDLTDDVKILLEDYNKMTLLLSKQFVQWNEILTRLETAKEEKPAAE, from the exons ATGGCGGCAGGGGCGGTGGAGCTGCAGCGGATGCAGTGgcggctggaggagctggagcagcgGGTCGGCGTCGGGGCCTGCGGGCCGTGCAAG GTGGCGGACGAGGTGGGGAAGGTGCAGATGGCGCTGAGCAATATCACCGGCAAGAGGGAGAGGATCAAAATCCTGTTTAAGAAAA ACAAGCAGGTTATTAATTCCCGAGCAGCTCTTCTGGAGCAGGTGAAGAACCTCCAGCCCATCTTGGACAGTGCCAGCATCCAAG CGGTTCCTGACCATGCTACCAAACTACAGCGACTCTCTCAAATCCACATACAGCAGCAG GAACAGTGTCATGATCTCACTGATGATGTCAAGATTCTCCTTGAAGACTACAACAAAATG ACCCTGCTTCTCTCCAAGCAGTTTGTCCAGTGGAATGAAATATTGACACGGCTGGAAAcagccaaggaagagaaacCTGCAGCAGAGTGA
- the DCTN3 gene encoding dynactin subunit 3 isoform X1: MAAGAVELQRMQWRLEELEQRVGVGACGPCKVADEVGKVQMALSNITGKRERIKILFKKIEDVIKYIDPQYIDRMAVPDAMKLQFILADKQVINSRAALLEQVKNLQPILDSASIQAVPDHATKLQRLSQIHIQQQEQCHDLTDDVKILLEDYNKMTLLLSKQFVQWNEILTRLETAKEEKPAAE, from the exons ATGGCGGCAGGGGCGGTGGAGCTGCAGCGGATGCAGTGgcggctggaggagctggagcagcgGGTCGGCGTCGGGGCCTGCGGGCCGTGCAAG GTGGCGGACGAGGTGGGGAAGGTGCAGATGGCGCTGAGCAATATCACCGGCAAGAGGGAGAGGATCAAAATCCTGTTTAAGAAAA TTGAAgatgtaataaaatatattgacCCTCAGTACATTGATAGGATGGCTGTTCCAGATGCCATGAAGCTGCAGTTCATCTTGGCAG ACAAGCAGGTTATTAATTCCCGAGCAGCTCTTCTGGAGCAGGTGAAGAACCTCCAGCCCATCTTGGACAGTGCCAGCATCCAAG CGGTTCCTGACCATGCTACCAAACTACAGCGACTCTCTCAAATCCACATACAGCAGCAG GAACAGTGTCATGATCTCACTGATGATGTCAAGATTCTCCTTGAAGACTACAACAAAATG ACCCTGCTTCTCTCCAAGCAGTTTGTCCAGTGGAATGAAATATTGACACGGCTGGAAAcagccaaggaagagaaacCTGCAGCAGAGTGA